From the genome of Geminocystis herdmanii PCC 6308, one region includes:
- a CDS encoding alpha/beta fold hydrolase produces the protein MVNYKHWQWQGFNIGYRSEGEKGEAIVFIHGFGANSGHWRHNMPFFAKNYRCYALDLIGFGASDKPTPNNPLSYTFETWSQQVADFCREVIKTPVYLVGNSIGCVVIMQMAVDNPDLVLGITALNCSLRLLHDRKRQNLPWIKNYGATVMQKVLTNPTIGNFFYQQIAKPKVIKNLLSQAYQRKEAITDELIDLIYQPSQDKGASEVFLAFTAYSQGALPEDLLPMLSCPVTFLWGTNDPWESIELGRELANYPCVKDFIELEGLGHCPQDEAPDIVNAILAKTLLIVHSE, from the coding sequence ATGGTTAACTACAAACATTGGCAATGGCAAGGCTTTAATATCGGTTATCGCAGTGAGGGAGAAAAAGGAGAAGCAATAGTATTTATTCACGGATTTGGGGCGAATAGTGGACATTGGCGACATAATATGCCTTTTTTTGCTAAAAATTATCGTTGTTATGCCTTAGACTTAATCGGTTTTGGCGCATCCGATAAACCAACACCCAATAATCCTTTATCCTATACTTTTGAAACTTGGTCACAACAAGTGGCGGATTTTTGTCGAGAAGTCATCAAAACCCCTGTTTATTTAGTGGGTAATTCCATCGGTTGTGTGGTGATAATGCAAATGGCGGTAGATAATCCAGATTTAGTATTAGGTATTACTGCCCTTAACTGTTCATTACGATTATTGCACGATCGAAAACGACAAAATCTCCCTTGGATTAAAAATTATGGTGCAACGGTGATGCAAAAAGTATTAACAAACCCTACCATTGGCAACTTTTTTTATCAACAAATAGCCAAACCCAAGGTAATTAAAAACTTGTTATCTCAAGCCTATCAACGAAAAGAAGCTATCACCGATGAATTAATCGACTTAATCTATCAACCTTCCCAAGACAAAGGCGCATCCGAAGTCTTTTTAGCCTTCACCGCTTATTCTCAAGGCGCTTTACCCGAAGACTTGTTACCTATGTTATCTTGCCCTGTAACTTTTTTATGGGGTACAAATGATCCATGGGAATCGATCGAACTAGGGAGAGAATTAGCCAATTATCCCTGTGTGAAAGACTTTATCGAATTGGAAGGATTAGGGCATTGTCCTCAAGATGAAGCACCAGATATTGTTAACGCCATTTTAGCCAAAACCTTGTTAATAGTGCATAGTGAATAG
- the hisH gene encoding imidazole glycerol phosphate synthase subunit HisH, with protein sequence MSIIAVIDYDMGNLHSACKGLEKAGATTKITDSAQEIAQADAIVLPGVGSFDPAIEHLQERDLIYPIQQAVKSGKPFLGICLGLQILFESSEEGKKEGLGIIKGRVKRFKSEANLTIPHMGWNTLNLTQNQHPLWKNLPPNPYLYFVHSYYVEPNDKNVIASQVTHGTQTVTASIAQDNLMAVQFHPEKSSDYGLQILTNFVELTK encoded by the coding sequence ATGTCTATTATTGCCGTTATTGATTACGATATGGGAAATTTGCACTCTGCCTGTAAAGGTTTAGAAAAAGCGGGTGCAACTACCAAAATCACTGATTCCGCTCAAGAAATTGCTCAAGCAGATGCGATCGTACTACCCGGGGTTGGTTCATTTGATCCAGCCATCGAACATTTACAAGAAAGAGATTTAATTTACCCCATACAACAGGCGGTGAAAAGCGGAAAACCGTTTCTAGGTATCTGTTTAGGATTACAAATTTTATTTGAATCATCGGAAGAAGGCAAAAAGGAGGGTTTAGGTATTATCAAAGGTAGGGTAAAACGCTTTAAATCTGAGGCAAATTTAACAATTCCTCACATGGGTTGGAATACCCTTAATTTGACGCAAAATCAACATCCTTTATGGAAAAATCTCCCCCCTAATCCCTATCTCTACTTCGTACACTCTTATTATGTTGAGCCTAACGACAAAAATGTTATTGCCTCTCAAGTCACTCACGGCACACAAACAGTTACAGCTTCTATAGCTCAAGATAACCTCATGGCGGTACAATTTCACCCCGAAAAATCATCCGATTATGGGTTACAAATCCTCACTAACTTCGTTGAATTAACTAAATAG
- a CDS encoding bifunctional riboflavin kinase/FAD synthetase, which translates to MVLKIITTSLHNIPQDTIISPCAIALGNFDGIHKGHQQVIQPIFDYPHLTPSLVTFIPHPQEFFTGTRKQLLTPIPEKCQILEDLGIQQLILLPFDRDLAHLTPEKFVNNILIEQIQAKFISVGEDFKFGYQRQGNAEYLQTLANKYNVKVSITQEQNLTINNQSMRISSSYIRDSLLTGKPELASQMLGREYQLIGQVIEGQKLGRKIGFPTANLRVYPEKFLPKIGVYLVQIFLENKHLWGVMNLGNKPTVDGKNISIEVHVFDFNNDLYNKKITVKLIKFLRNEQKFSSLNELKKQIQIDCEKAKFIISDLSRK; encoded by the coding sequence ATGGTGTTGAAAATTATTACCACTTCCCTCCATAATATTCCCCAAGATACCATCATTTCCCCTTGTGCCATTGCCCTTGGTAATTTCGATGGTATTCATAAAGGACATCAACAGGTAATTCAACCGATTTTTGACTATCCCCATTTAACCCCCTCTTTAGTAACTTTTATACCTCATCCTCAAGAATTTTTTACAGGCACACGAAAACAGTTACTTACTCCTATTCCTGAAAAGTGTCAAATTTTAGAAGACTTGGGTATTCAACAATTAATTCTATTACCTTTCGATCGAGATTTAGCCCATTTAACTCCAGAAAAATTTGTTAATAATATTTTAATTGAACAAATTCAAGCTAAATTTATTAGTGTGGGAGAAGATTTTAAATTTGGTTATCAAAGACAAGGTAATGCAGAATATTTGCAAACTTTAGCTAATAAATATAATGTCAAAGTTAGCATTACTCAAGAACAAAATTTAACGATTAATAATCAATCCATGAGAATTAGTAGTTCTTATATTCGAGATAGTTTATTAACGGGTAAACCAGAATTAGCCTCGCAAATGTTAGGTAGAGAATATCAACTTATTGGACAAGTTATTGAAGGACAAAAATTAGGAAGAAAAATAGGTTTTCCCACCGCAAATTTAAGAGTTTATCCCGAAAAATTCTTACCAAAAATAGGGGTTTATCTTGTTCAAATTTTCTTAGAAAATAAGCATTTATGGGGTGTAATGAACTTAGGAAATAAGCCCACTGTGGACGGTAAAAATATTTCGATCGAGGTTCATGTATTCGATTTTAATAATGACTTATATAACAAAAAAATAACCGTAAAATTAATTAAATTTCTGCGAAATGAACAAAAATTTTCTTCCTTAAATGAGCTAAAAAAACAAATACAAATTGATTGTGAAAAAGCTAAATTTATCATCTCAGATTTAAGTAGAAAATAA
- a CDS encoding HEAT repeat domain-containing protein, translated as MSNNSFPSETFLPNVLNLTPEERESIPLELALKVLELGSFEEKWIISKVLVKYGEAVIPPLKKIILDENVDTESRGYGLKILSQIQHPEIILIVTELLSKTQEEELITIATETLVSQGKQSITFLSQLLINPDSRLLATKALTQIPRKDVIPLLLSLVNDDDTTIRSISISALGNFDTPEIKIALINALKDYASSVRKEAVTALGLKLKSTEDVELINLITPLLEDIDLSVAQQTAISLSRCHHPIVIQSLEKVLYSSYTPQPLKITIVKALGWIDTLESIQCLGKAIHSFDTSITLPIINILGRITKPSLKSPAVTILTNFYYSQSSTLDYTEILQALCYSLKQLGSMDGIFILQDIVTHHNPQVSLYAQSALEELQNL; from the coding sequence ATGTCTAATAACAGTTTTCCGTCAGAAACTTTTTTGCCTAACGTGCTAAATTTAACCCCAGAAGAAAGAGAGTCTATTCCCTTAGAATTGGCGTTGAAGGTTTTAGAGTTAGGGAGTTTTGAAGAAAAATGGATTATATCGAAGGTATTAGTCAAATATGGAGAAGCTGTTATTCCACCTCTGAAAAAGATAATTCTCGATGAAAATGTTGATACTGAATCCCGTGGGTATGGTTTAAAAATCCTCAGTCAAATTCAACACCCCGAAATTATTTTAATTGTCACGGAATTATTAAGCAAAACTCAAGAAGAAGAATTAATTACCATCGCTACAGAAACTTTAGTTAGTCAAGGAAAACAATCGATTACTTTTCTTTCTCAATTACTGATTAATCCTGATTCTCGTCTTTTGGCGACAAAGGCTTTAACCCAAATTCCTCGAAAAGATGTCATCCCACTGTTATTGTCTCTAGTTAATGATGATGATACCACTATTCGATCGATCTCCATTAGTGCCTTGGGTAATTTTGACACTCCAGAAATCAAAATTGCCTTGATTAACGCGCTTAAAGATTATGCTTCATCCGTGAGAAAAGAAGCGGTGACGGCATTAGGATTAAAACTTAAATCCACTGAAGATGTGGAATTAATTAACCTTATCACTCCATTATTAGAAGATATAGATTTATCCGTAGCGCAACAAACGGCGATTTCTTTAAGTCGATGTCATCATCCCATAGTGATACAATCCCTCGAAAAAGTTTTGTATTCTTCCTATACACCGCAACCCTTAAAAATTACCATCGTGAAGGCTTTAGGATGGATAGATACCCTTGAGAGTATCCAATGTTTAGGAAAAGCTATCCATAGTTTTGATACATCTATTACTTTACCGATAATTAATATTTTGGGAAGGATAACTAAACCTAGTTTAAAATCTCCAGCCGTGACAATTCTTACCAATTTTTACTATAGTCAGTCATCAACTTTAGACTATACTGAAATTTTACAGGCTCTTTGTTATAGTTTAAAACAACTTGGCTCGATGGATGGTATTTTTATTTTACAAGATATAGTTACCCATCATAATCCACAAGTTAGTCTGTATGCTCAATCCGCCTTAGAAGAATTACAAAATCTTTAA
- the menC gene encoding o-succinylbenzoate synthase, which yields MKIENIELYNLSMPFISPFKFSNGELLNHTCLIVAVKSEGLTGWGECPVFTQPYYTYETIETAKHILQDFLIPKLLGKTINSPTEIRDLFAFVRGHNMAKSALDCAVWDVFAKAENVSLSTFFSQFLFNSYDNISRKDAKTQSLIVDSHNFSLSNTRDKVKVGVSVSLTQDIDLLLAKVEDFVNQGYQRIKLKISPDWALQPLQAVRKKYPDLMLMADANSAFTLDDLPLFQKLDDLNLIMIEQPLAYDDLLDHRYLQSRINTPICLDESINSVHDTRLSIELKSAQVINLKVSRVGGITNALEIHHLCQQAGIKLWCGGMLESGIGRATNLHLASLPNFLLPADISATNRYFREDIITSPIELNPQDSTINVPQNVGIGVEVDEKMISKFTIK from the coding sequence ATGAAAATAGAAAATATAGAATTATATAACTTATCCATGCCTTTTATTTCTCCCTTTAAATTTAGTAATGGAGAGTTGCTTAATCATACTTGCTTAATTGTTGCAGTAAAAAGTGAAGGCTTAACAGGTTGGGGAGAATGTCCAGTTTTTACTCAACCTTATTATACCTATGAGACGATCGAAACTGCTAAACATATTTTACAAGATTTCTTAATACCAAAACTCTTAGGAAAAACCATTAACTCTCCTACCGAAATTAGAGATTTATTCGCTTTTGTGAGAGGGCATAATATGGCAAAATCAGCTTTAGATTGTGCTGTTTGGGATGTGTTTGCTAAGGCTGAAAATGTCTCTTTATCTACATTTTTTTCTCAGTTTTTATTTAATAGTTATGATAATATTTCACGCAAAGACGCAAAGACGCAAAGTTTGATAGTTGATTCTCACAATTTCTCGTTAAGCAATACAAGGGATAAAGTTAAGGTTGGGGTGAGTGTTTCTTTGACTCAAGATATAGATTTGTTGTTAGCAAAGGTTGAAGATTTCGTCAATCAAGGTTATCAACGAATCAAGCTAAAAATCTCCCCTGATTGGGCATTACAACCTTTACAAGCCGTCAGAAAAAAATATCCTGATTTAATGTTAATGGCGGATGCTAATTCTGCTTTTACCCTTGATGATTTGCCGTTGTTTCAAAAACTCGATGACTTAAATTTGATCATGATTGAGCAACCTTTGGCTTATGATGACTTATTAGATCATCGTTATCTACAAAGTCGTATTAATACCCCCATCTGTCTCGATGAAAGTATCAACTCTGTCCATGATACTCGATTGTCGATCGAACTTAAATCTGCCCAAGTCATCAATTTAAAAGTATCCAGAGTTGGCGGTATAACTAACGCTTTAGAAATTCATCACTTATGCCAACAAGCGGGGATAAAATTATGGTGTGGCGGTATGCTAGAATCTGGCATCGGAAGGGCGACAAATCTACATCTAGCTAGTTTACCTAATTTCCTCTTACCTGCGGATATTTCTGCCACTAATCGCTATTTTCGAGAAGATATAATCACCTCCCCTATAGAATTAAATCCTCAAGATTCTACTATTAATGTGCCTCAAAATGTGGGGATTGGTGTAGAAGTGGATGAAAAAATGATTTCAAAATTTACAATAAAGTAG
- a CDS encoding DNA cytosine methyltransferase — protein MTYKFIDLFAGIGGFRLGFEKAGFECVFSSEIDSHAQEMYYTNFGDFPSGDIREISLKSIPSFDILLAGFPCQPFSIAGEKKGFNDIRGTLFFDIAKILEYYQPKVVVLENVKHFKNHDRGKTLNTILTTLNNLGYTTNWSLLNAIDFGVPQNRERTIIVGCLGDIEFDFSKLKKVKTRKLEDILEDENKEFEYLKEDEYTLIENPKQQMSGLIFAGYLNKNIRVNGIRPDTKHLSRVHKQPNRIYSSQGTHPTLSSQESAGRYYILHHEKVRKLTLRECYRLMGFPDDFKLIGSRAKLYNRVGNSIVIPMVQEIAIQIKEQFFNPNFIIKYPLSPKQMSLLDLGLLCH, from the coding sequence ATGACTTATAAATTTATAGATTTATTTGCAGGAATTGGCGGATTTAGATTAGGTTTTGAAAAAGCGGGTTTTGAATGTGTATTTAGTTCTGAAATTGACTCCCATGCTCAGGAAATGTACTATACTAACTTTGGTGATTTCCCTTCGGGAGATATTAGAGAAATAAGTCTAAAAAGTATTCCTTCTTTTGATATTTTATTAGCTGGTTTTCCTTGTCAACCTTTTAGTATTGCAGGAGAAAAAAAGGGGTTTAATGATATTAGGGGTACTTTATTTTTTGATATTGCTAAAATTCTTGAATATTATCAACCAAAAGTAGTAGTTTTAGAAAATGTGAAACACTTTAAAAATCACGATCGAGGTAAGACTTTAAACACAATTTTAACTACTTTAAATAATCTGGGTTACACAACTAATTGGAGTTTATTAAATGCTATCGATTTTGGTGTACCTCAGAATAGAGAAAGGACTATTATTGTAGGTTGTTTAGGTGATATAGAGTTTGATTTTAGTAAATTAAAGAAAGTTAAAACTAGAAAATTAGAAGATATTTTAGAAGATGAGAACAAAGAATTTGAATATTTAAAAGAAGATGAATATACCTTAATTGAAAATCCTAAACAACAAATGTCAGGGTTAATTTTTGCTGGTTATCTTAATAAAAATATTAGAGTTAATGGTATTCGCCCTGATACGAAACATTTATCAAGAGTGCATAAACAACCTAATCGAATTTACTCCTCCCAAGGCACTCATCCCACATTATCTTCTCAAGAATCCGCAGGAAGATATTATATTTTACACCATGAAAAAGTAAGGAAATTAACCTTAAGAGAATGTTATCGTTTAATGGGTTTTCCTGATGATTTTAAGTTAATTGGTAGTAGAGCAAAACTTTATAATCGAGTAGGTAATTCGATCGTTATTCCTATGGTTCAAGAAATTGCTATACAAATTAAAGAACAATTTTTTAATCCTAATTTTATCATCAAATATCCACTATCTCCAAAACAAATGTCTTTGTTAGATTTAGGTTTATTATGTCATTAA
- a CDS encoding cytochrome ubiquinol oxidase subunit I, producing the protein MDFLSDTLVLSRMQFAFTAIFHMLWPVLTTGMAIYLVIVEGLWLKTKNPTYYYHARFWAKLYVLNFGIGVASGSPMAFQFGTNWAPFSESVGDFFGSVLGFEATMAFMLEAGFLGIMLFGWERVPPVIHYIATILVAVGANLSTFWILIANSWMQTPAGGEFIEGKFIVGNYFAAMANPFMIKSVSHMFLATLETSLFVIGGISAWYLINKRHTEFFSKSLKIVLVIAIAITPLQIFVGHLSAEQVYHYQPTKLAAMEAQWETIPAGETGDWSLLASPNEKAETNNWEIKIPNALGYILEFKPRLSAPVLGLKEFAPIDRPKMVGLIYYAFRLMSGIAFILVGVVIVSVIQWLRGKLSSENISQQKLLLLSWIWSAPLGYLAVESGWIVRCVGRQPWTVYGQIRTADAVSNLPASNVLTSLSIFLIIYTLLFFSALFFGSRIIKKGPDFDLPIPGEEVPVTVNPSQHIPDSRPVN; encoded by the coding sequence ATGGATTTTCTTTCCGATACTTTAGTTTTGTCTAGGATGCAGTTTGCCTTTACTGCTATTTTCCATATGTTGTGGCCTGTTTTAACTACAGGTATGGCAATATATTTAGTTATCGTAGAAGGCTTATGGCTAAAAACCAAAAATCCTACTTACTATTATCATGCTCGATTTTGGGCAAAACTCTATGTACTAAATTTTGGTATCGGTGTCGCATCAGGCTCACCTATGGCATTTCAATTCGGCACCAATTGGGCGCCCTTTTCTGAATCCGTAGGAGATTTTTTTGGTAGTGTCTTAGGCTTTGAAGCAACTATGGCTTTTATGCTAGAGGCAGGATTTTTAGGAATTATGTTATTCGGTTGGGAAAGAGTGCCTCCAGTTATCCACTATATTGCCACTATCTTAGTAGCGGTGGGTGCAAATCTTTCTACTTTCTGGATTTTAATTGCTAATTCTTGGATGCAAACTCCCGCAGGAGGAGAATTTATTGAGGGTAAATTCATCGTCGGCAATTATTTTGCGGCTATGGCAAACCCCTTTATGATTAAGAGTGTTTCCCATATGTTTTTAGCAACCCTCGAAACCTCTCTTTTCGTTATTGGCGGTATTAGTGCATGGTATCTAATTAATAAACGCCATACGGAATTTTTCTCAAAATCTCTCAAAATTGTTTTAGTAATTGCCATCGCCATTACTCCTTTACAAATTTTTGTCGGACATTTAAGCGCCGAACAAGTGTATCATTATCAACCCACAAAATTAGCGGCAATGGAAGCGCAATGGGAAACTATCCCCGCAGGAGAAACAGGGGATTGGAGTTTACTAGCATCCCCCAACGAAAAAGCAGAAACCAATAATTGGGAAATTAAGATTCCTAACGCATTAGGTTACATTTTAGAATTTAAACCTCGTTTAAGTGCGCCTGTTTTGGGTTTAAAAGAATTTGCTCCGATCGATCGACCCAAAATGGTAGGATTGATTTACTATGCTTTTCGTTTAATGAGTGGTATTGCCTTTATTTTAGTGGGAGTAGTTATCGTTTCCGTCATTCAATGGCTAAGAGGAAAACTATCTTCAGAAAATATCAGTCAACAAAAATTACTGCTTTTATCATGGATATGGAGTGCGCCTCTAGGTTATTTAGCCGTGGAATCTGGTTGGATAGTGCGGTGTGTAGGCAGACAACCTTGGACTGTTTACGGGCAAATTCGCACAGCAGATGCGGTTTCTAACCTTCCTGCGAGTAATGTCTTAACATCCCTGTCAATTTTTCTAATTATCTACACTTTACTCTTTTTCTCGGCGTTATTCTTTGGTAGTCGCATCATCAAAAAAGGGCCAGATTTTGATTTACCCATTCCGGGGGAAGAAGTGCCTGTCACTGTTAATCCTTCCCAACATATACCAGACAGTCGCCCGGTTAATTAG
- a CDS encoding heavy metal translocating P-type ATPase, producing MVSPSFTSPNIKITDTITIDVTGMKCAGCVKAVERQITQQQGIISANVNLITSVALIEYESSIVQPETLAQKLTAVGFPSQVRVMDDDLENPQEKIQEKRRLEQKIQQYQLISAIFLLIFSSIGHLHHLGFHSLHWLTNIWFHWGLATASLLIPGREILLNGWQGLWQKKPNMNSLVGLGTTFAYIASCVALLYPSLGWECFFDEPVMLLGFIFLGRVLESRARSRAIESLESLLSLRPQFARLVGKMNSNQDQGLEIPARQVKPEEWVRVLSGEQFPVDGIIMEGETTVDESLLTGESLPVFKQKGDKVSAGTINNGDVVILEAVNTGKNTALSQIIATVENAQTRKAPVQKLADTVSGYFTYTIISIALLVFSFWYFWGTQIWSNLLVELDTSRTILSLKLAIDVLVIACPCALGLATPTAILVGTTTGAENGLLIKGGDVLEQVKNLSLIVFDKTGTLTQGYPQVENVVTFSQHSDKEILQIASSLEISANHPLAKAIVNHAQNLSLEILPMESVANQAGKGVKGKFGGDWFYLGNRSWLRENSLELNSTIIIQSEQWAREGKTVVYLGKNSDLIGLITLSDQIRPDAESTVKTLQNMGLDVIMMSGDQALTTQYIAEKLGIKTYYGALTPSQKSDLISKLQQQSKNIVAMVGDGINDAPAMTTAQFSIALNQGSEIAIKTAGIVLTTGKLKDVVTAINLSKLTLRKIQQNLFWALSYNLMAIPLASGFLLPKYQILLNPATAGALMALSSIIVVTNSLLLKYQFHQRQNFSTTCLKKYS from the coding sequence ATGGTTTCTCCTAGCTTCACCTCCCCAAACATAAAAATTACTGATACAATCACCATCGATGTTACAGGCATGAAATGCGCTGGATGCGTCAAAGCCGTTGAAAGACAAATCACCCAACAACAAGGCATTATCTCCGCTAATGTTAATCTAATTACTTCCGTGGCTTTAATTGAGTATGAAAGCTCGATCGTACAACCAGAAACCTTAGCCCAAAAATTAACGGCGGTGGGTTTTCCCTCTCAAGTGAGGGTAATGGATGACGATTTAGAGAATCCTCAAGAGAAAATTCAAGAAAAACGCAGATTAGAGCAGAAAATACAACAATATCAGTTAATTAGTGCTATTTTTTTACTGATATTTTCTTCTATCGGACATTTACATCATTTAGGCTTTCACTCCTTACACTGGTTAACAAATATTTGGTTTCATTGGGGTTTAGCTACCGCCAGTTTATTGATTCCGGGGAGAGAAATTTTACTCAATGGTTGGCAAGGATTATGGCAAAAAAAACCCAATATGAATAGTCTAGTGGGATTGGGAACGACTTTTGCTTATATTGCCAGTTGCGTGGCTTTGCTTTATCCTTCTTTGGGGTGGGAGTGTTTTTTTGATGAGCCTGTTATGCTACTGGGTTTTATTTTTCTCGGTAGGGTGTTAGAATCAAGAGCGAGAAGTCGTGCCATTGAGTCTTTAGAAAGTTTACTGAGTTTACGTCCTCAATTTGCCCGTTTAGTTGGTAAAATGAACTCAAATCAAGATCAAGGTTTAGAAATTCCTGCTAGACAAGTTAAACCCGAAGAATGGGTGAGAGTGTTATCGGGGGAGCAGTTTCCTGTAGATGGTATCATCATGGAGGGAGAAACTACTGTTGATGAGTCTTTGTTAACGGGAGAATCGTTGCCAGTATTTAAGCAAAAAGGAGATAAGGTTTCCGCAGGTACAATTAATAATGGTGATGTGGTAATCTTGGAGGCGGTGAATACGGGGAAAAATACCGCCTTGAGTCAAATTATCGCTACGGTAGAAAATGCTCAAACTCGTAAAGCGCCCGTGCAAAAATTGGCGGATACGGTATCAGGTTACTTTACTTATACCATTATCTCGATCGCACTGTTAGTGTTTAGTTTCTGGTACTTTTGGGGAACACAAATTTGGTCAAATCTTCTGGTAGAATTAGACACCAGTCGCACTATCCTCAGTTTAAAGTTAGCCATTGATGTTTTAGTTATAGCTTGTCCTTGCGCTTTAGGGTTAGCCACTCCCACAGCAATTTTAGTTGGCACGACTACGGGCGCTGAAAATGGATTATTAATTAAAGGGGGTGATGTGCTAGAACAAGTTAAGAATCTAAGTTTGATCGTATTCGATAAAACTGGTACACTAACTCAAGGATACCCCCAAGTGGAAAATGTTGTGACTTTTAGTCAACATTCCGACAAGGAAATTTTACAGATAGCCTCCAGCTTGGAAATTTCTGCTAATCATCCCCTCGCCAAAGCTATCGTTAACCACGCCCAAAATTTATCCCTTGAGATTTTGCCCATGGAATCCGTGGCAAATCAAGCAGGAAAAGGGGTTAAGGGGAAATTCGGCGGTGATTGGTTTTATCTTGGTAATCGATCGTGGCTACGGGAAAATTCGCTCGAACTTAACTCTACAATTATCATTCAAAGTGAGCAATGGGCAAGGGAGGGTAAAACTGTTGTTTATTTGGGCAAAAATAGCGATTTAATCGGATTAATTACCCTTTCAGACCAAATTAGACCTGATGCAGAAAGTACCGTTAAAACCCTACAAAACATGGGCTTAGACGTAATTATGATGAGTGGAGATCAAGCCTTGACAACTCAATATATAGCGGAAAAACTAGGCATTAAAACTTATTATGGTGCTTTGACACCCTCGCAAAAAAGTGATTTAATTAGTAAGCTACAACAACAGTCAAAAAATATTGTGGCTATGGTGGGAGATGGCATCAATGATGCACCAGCCATGACTACTGCACAGTTTTCCATCGCCCTGAATCAAGGCTCAGAAATTGCCATCAAAACCGCAGGAATTGTCTTAACTACGGGGAAATTAAAAGACGTGGTGACAGCCATTAATTTAAGTAAACTAACCCTAAGAAAAATTCAACAGAATCTGTTTTGGGCATTGAGTTATAACCTCATGGCAATACCCTTAGCTAGTGGTTTTTTATTACCGAAGTATCAAATTTTGTTAAATCCTGCCACGGCTGGAGCATTAATGGCACTAAGTTCGATTATTGTGGTGACAAATTCTTTACTCTTAAAGTATCAATTTCACCAGAGACAAAATTTTTCAACAACCTGCCTCAAAAAATACTCGTAA
- the cydB gene encoding cytochrome d ubiquinol oxidase subunit II, translating to MESLNSFLPLVWFGILALFLFMYVMLDGFDLGVGILSLTSSSEERRGILMTSLSNVWDANATWLILMGGSLFGAFPLAYATILSSLYIPIMIMVIGLVFRTVSFEFRENSENKVFWNYAFGIGSFVATLGQGFALAGVIEGIKVDVSGHFIGTTWDWLNWRSVVIALTLIQGYVLIGSCYLIMKTSGKLQETHFKTAKLATITTFLGAIAITTVLPIFSQFARERLFQPPFIYVFSIIPILGILLVALLLISLNKKQEKLPFILTILIFLLTFLGLALVVFPYIIPPSITIYQAAASPSSLVFMLIFIGFLIPIMLFYNIYNYFVFRGKITTLN from the coding sequence ATGGAATCACTAAATTCGTTTTTGCCTTTGGTATGGTTTGGCATTTTAGCCTTATTTTTATTTATGTATGTCATGTTAGATGGCTTCGATTTAGGGGTGGGAATCCTCTCTTTAACGTCATCTTCCGAAGAAAGGCGCGGTATTCTGATGACAAGTTTAAGTAACGTTTGGGATGCTAATGCTACATGGTTAATTTTAATGGGAGGTAGCCTATTTGGTGCTTTTCCCCTTGCCTATGCTACTATTTTAAGCTCACTTTATATTCCGATTATGATTATGGTTATCGGCTTAGTTTTTCGCACGGTATCCTTTGAGTTTCGGGAAAATTCCGAGAATAAAGTTTTTTGGAATTATGCTTTTGGTATCGGTAGTTTTGTCGCAACTTTAGGGCAAGGTTTTGCTTTAGCAGGAGTTATTGAGGGCATCAAAGTCGATGTGAGTGGACATTTTATCGGCACAACATGGGATTGGTTAAATTGGCGTAGTGTCGTCATTGCTTTGACTCTCATTCAAGGTTATGTTTTAATTGGCTCTTGTTATTTAATTATGAAAACCTCTGGTAAGTTGCAGGAAACTCACTTTAAAACCGCTAAACTTGCCACTATTACTACTTTTTTAGGTGCGATCGCAATTACAACAGTCTTACCGATATTTTCTCAATTTGCTAGAGAACGTTTGTTCCAACCTCCTTTTATTTATGTGTTTAGTATCATCCCAATTTTAGGCATACTTTTAGTTGCTTTATTGTTAATTAGCTTAAATAAAAAACAGGAGAAATTACCATTTATTTTAACAATTTTAATTTTCTTGTTAACATTTTTGGGATTAGCTTTAGTCGTTTTTCCTTATATTATTCCCCCTAGTATTACTATTTATCAAGCAGCTGCTTCCCCTAGCTCTCTTGTTTTTATGTTAATATTTATTGGGTTTTTAATTCCTATTATGTTATTTTATAACATCTATAATTATTTTGTTTTTCGAGGTAAAATTACTACCTTAAATTAA